One genomic segment of Rhizobium gallicum bv. gallicum R602sp includes these proteins:
- the rocD gene encoding ornithine--oxo-acid transaminase, with translation MSTSTDLIATEHQLGAHNYKPLDVVLTRGEGVYVWDTDGKRYLDCLSAYSAVNQGHCHPKILAAMVEQAGKLTLTSRAFRNDQLAHLYEELATLTGSHKILPMNSGAEAVETAIKAVRKWGYEVKGVPEGKAEIIVCADNFHGRTLTIISFSTDPDARAGFGPYTPGFRMVPFGDAEAFAATINENTVAALIEPIQGEAGVIIPPEGYFKRVRELCTANNVTLILDEIQTGLGRTGKFLAEEHEGIEADVTLIGKALSGGFYPVSAVLSNSEVLGVLKPGQHGSTFGGNPLACAVARAALKVLTEEGMIENAEKMGAYFLDGLRSIRSNIVKDVRGRGLMMAIELEPEAGGARRYCYNLKERGLLAKDTHENTIRLAPPLVITKQQVEWAISEIEKTIA, from the coding sequence ATGAGCACATCCACAGATCTGATCGCCACCGAACACCAGCTTGGTGCGCATAACTACAAGCCGCTCGACGTCGTCCTGACGCGCGGCGAAGGGGTGTACGTCTGGGATACGGACGGCAAGCGGTATCTCGATTGCCTTTCCGCCTATTCTGCGGTCAATCAGGGGCACTGCCATCCGAAGATCCTGGCGGCGATGGTCGAACAGGCCGGAAAGCTCACTCTCACCTCGCGCGCATTCCGCAACGACCAGCTCGCACATCTCTATGAGGAGCTGGCCACGCTCACCGGCTCTCACAAGATCCTGCCGATGAACTCCGGCGCCGAAGCCGTTGAGACGGCCATCAAGGCGGTTCGCAAATGGGGCTATGAAGTAAAGGGCGTTCCGGAAGGAAAGGCGGAGATCATCGTCTGCGCCGATAACTTCCATGGCCGGACGCTCACTATCATCAGCTTTTCCACAGATCCGGACGCACGTGCCGGCTTCGGCCCCTATACGCCAGGCTTTCGCATGGTTCCCTTCGGCGATGCGGAAGCCTTCGCGGCCACCATCAACGAGAACACCGTTGCCGCCCTCATCGAGCCGATCCAGGGCGAAGCCGGTGTCATCATCCCGCCTGAGGGATATTTCAAGCGTGTCCGTGAGTTGTGCACCGCCAACAACGTCACGCTGATCCTCGACGAGATCCAGACAGGCCTCGGCCGGACGGGCAAATTCCTGGCGGAGGAGCATGAGGGCATTGAAGCCGACGTGACGCTGATCGGCAAGGCGCTTTCCGGTGGTTTCTATCCGGTATCGGCCGTCCTTTCCAACTCGGAAGTTCTCGGAGTGCTGAAACCCGGCCAGCATGGCTCGACGTTTGGAGGCAATCCTCTTGCTTGCGCCGTCGCCCGCGCCGCACTGAAGGTGCTCACTGAGGAAGGCATGATCGAAAATGCCGAGAAGATGGGTGCATACTTCCTCGACGGTCTGAGGTCGATCCGCTCCAACATCGTCAAGGACGTGCGCGGCCGCGGCCTGATGATGGCGATCGAGCTGGAGCCGGAAGCTGGGGGCGCGCGGCGGTACTGCTATAACCTCAAGGAACGGGGCCTGCTGGCAAAGGATACGCATGAAAATACGATCCGCCTGGCGCCGCCGCTCGTCATCACCAAGCAACAGGTGGAATGGGCGATCTCTGAGATCGAGAAGACGATCGCATAA
- a CDS encoding chemotaxis protein CheW translates to MTTINSNNFSGDTLEIIAFRLHDQEFCVKTTTIREIRGWAPSTPIPHAPADVIGVMNLRGSVIPIIDLAYKLGMQSTVANERSAIVVAEVHSMVIGMLVDRVSDILTIASNQVQPVPEVTASFDRAYCEGVIASENGMICFLNLAKMFKENETDELAA, encoded by the coding sequence ATGACGACGATCAACTCAAATAACTTCAGCGGCGACACTCTCGAGATCATCGCATTCCGCCTGCATGATCAGGAGTTCTGCGTAAAGACGACCACCATCCGCGAAATCCGCGGCTGGGCGCCTTCGACGCCGATCCCGCATGCGCCTGCTGATGTCATCGGCGTCATGAACCTTCGCGGCTCAGTTATCCCGATCATCGATCTCGCCTATAAGCTCGGCATGCAGAGCACCGTCGCCAATGAGCGAAGCGCCATCGTTGTCGCCGAAGTGCACAGCATGGTCATCGGCATGCTTGTCGACCGCGTCTCCGACATTCTGACGATTGCCTCCAACCAGGTTCAGCCCGTACCGGAAGTGACGGCATCCTTCGATCGCGCTTACTGCGAAGGCGTCATCGCCTCGGAGAACGGCATGATCTGCTTCTTGAACCTTGCCAAGATGTTCAAGGAAAACGAAACCGACGAACTGGCAGCGTAA
- a CDS encoding OFA family MFS transporter: MTAAETDTTGDLAGLGLLDRERIIAKPGFNRWLVPPAALAIHLCIGMAYGFSVFWLPLSKSLGITASTACPDLTLASALFTTICDWRVADLGWIYTLFFVLLGCSAAIWGGWLERSGPRKAGFVSACCWCGGILVAALGVMTHQLWLMWLGAGVIGGIGLGLGYISPVSTLIKWFPDRRGMATGMAIMGFGGGAMIGAPLANLLMNYFKTDTSVGVWQTFIVMAIIYFGFMMGGAFGYRIPPAGWRPEGWTAPAAKSTMITTKHVHLRDAHRTKQFWLIWAVLCLNVSAGIGVIGMASPMLQEIFAGSLIGLPDVGFAQLDAAQKASIATIAAGFAGLLSLFNIGGRFFWASLSDRIGRKNTYYCFFILGIALYALAPTFAGMGNKALFVLAFAIILSMYGGGFSTIPAYLADIFGTQFVGAIHGRLLTAWATAGIVGPVVVNYIREAQIAAGVAPGPALYTGTMYILAGMLALGLIANALVRPLASKWFMSDEEVAALQAKSAAASIGPTGSFGIGKGGFDSKALLAWAVVGIPLLWGVWVTLKATFALFG, encoded by the coding sequence ATGACTGCAGCGGAAACAGATACCACAGGTGATTTAGCCGGACTTGGCCTGCTTGATCGGGAGAGGATCATTGCTAAGCCGGGTTTCAATCGCTGGCTTGTGCCGCCGGCAGCGCTCGCCATACATCTTTGCATCGGCATGGCTTACGGCTTCAGCGTCTTCTGGCTGCCGCTTTCGAAATCGCTCGGGATCACGGCATCGACAGCATGCCCCGATCTGACGCTTGCGTCTGCGCTGTTCACGACGATATGCGATTGGCGTGTCGCCGATCTCGGCTGGATCTATACCCTCTTTTTCGTTCTGCTCGGTTGCTCCGCCGCCATCTGGGGCGGCTGGCTGGAGCGTTCCGGTCCGCGCAAAGCGGGCTTTGTATCCGCTTGCTGCTGGTGTGGCGGCATCCTCGTTGCTGCCTTGGGCGTGATGACGCATCAGCTGTGGCTGATGTGGCTCGGCGCCGGCGTCATCGGCGGCATCGGTCTCGGCCTCGGGTACATTTCGCCGGTGTCGACGCTCATTAAGTGGTTTCCGGACCGCCGCGGCATGGCGACGGGCATGGCCATCATGGGGTTTGGCGGCGGGGCAATGATCGGCGCACCGCTCGCCAACCTGCTGATGAACTATTTCAAGACCGACACCTCGGTTGGCGTCTGGCAAACCTTCATCGTTATGGCAATCATCTATTTCGGCTTCATGATGGGCGGTGCGTTCGGTTATCGCATTCCACCCGCCGGCTGGCGTCCGGAAGGCTGGACCGCCCCTGCCGCCAAGAGCACGATGATCACCACCAAGCACGTTCACCTGCGCGATGCGCACAGGACGAAGCAGTTCTGGCTGATCTGGGCGGTGCTCTGCCTCAACGTGTCGGCAGGTATCGGCGTTATCGGCATGGCCTCGCCGATGTTGCAGGAAATCTTTGCTGGTTCGCTGATCGGTTTGCCGGATGTTGGCTTTGCGCAGCTTGACGCGGCGCAGAAAGCATCCATCGCCACGATCGCTGCCGGGTTCGCCGGACTTCTGTCGCTCTTCAACATCGGCGGCCGCTTCTTCTGGGCCTCGCTCTCCGACAGAATCGGCCGCAAGAACACCTATTATTGCTTTTTCATCCTCGGCATCGCGCTTTATGCACTTGCGCCAACCTTTGCGGGCATGGGCAACAAGGCGCTCTTCGTCCTCGCCTTCGCCATCATTCTTTCGATGTATGGCGGCGGTTTCTCCACAATTCCGGCCTATCTTGCCGATATTTTCGGCACGCAATTCGTCGGCGCTATCCACGGCCGCCTACTGACAGCGTGGGCAACCGCCGGCATCGTTGGTCCTGTGGTCGTGAACTATATTCGCGAAGCGCAGATAGCAGCCGGCGTTGCACCGGGACCGGCTCTCTACACAGGGACCATGTATATCCTGGCTGGCATGCTGGCTCTGGGTCTGATTGCCAACGCCCTCGTCCGGCCGCTTGCCAGCAAGTGGTTTATGTCCGATGAGGAGGTTGCAGCACTTCAGGCGAAATCCGCAGCCGCAAGCATAGGCCCGACCGGCTCGTTCGGTATCGGCAAAGGCGGCTTCGACTCAAAGGCTCTGCTTGCCTGGGCCGTCGTCGGCATCCCGCTGCTTTGGGGCGTATGGGTCACGCTGAAGGCAACCTTTGCACTGTTCGGTTGA
- a CDS encoding formate dehydrogenase subunit delta: protein MSHDPHSKLVYMANQIATFFKSQPESEAAQGVATHINKFWEPRMRRQLFEILEKDDNRLNALVIQAAPLIRRPEPAESIRK from the coding sequence ATGTCGCATGATCCGCATTCAAAGCTCGTCTACATGGCCAACCAAATTGCGACCTTTTTCAAGAGCCAGCCTGAGAGCGAGGCAGCTCAAGGTGTTGCGACGCATATCAACAAATTCTGGGAGCCGCGCATGCGGCGGCAGTTGTTTGAAATTCTCGAAAAGGACGATAACCGCTTGAACGCGCTCGTCATTCAAGCGGCACCTCTGATCCGCAGGCCGGAACCGGCCGAATCAATCCGGAAATAA